The Vicinamibacterales bacterium genome window below encodes:
- a CDS encoding AraC family transcriptional regulator, which translates to MATDWRITWTMDYMQRHLAEPLTVAELAGRVNLSPSRFRDLFSVQTGCGPVEYLQRLRMRRARLLIERTFLTVGEAMARVGYADPRHFARDFERYHGVAPSSLHENGLTTTLPHEDPCADAPPVKRPRQRRPREPGFVFIG; encoded by the coding sequence ATGGCAACCGACTGGCGGATCACGTGGACGATGGATTACATGCAGCGGCATCTCGCGGAGCCGCTCACCGTCGCCGAGCTGGCCGGGCGGGTGAACCTCTCGCCGTCGCGGTTCCGCGATCTGTTCAGCGTGCAGACGGGATGCGGGCCGGTGGAATACCTGCAGCGGCTCCGGATGCGGCGGGCGCGGCTGCTGATCGAACGCACGTTCCTGACCGTCGGAGAAGCCATGGCGCGGGTCGGCTACGCCGACCCGCGTCATTTCGCGCGTGACTTCGAGCGCTATCACGGCGTGGCGCCGTCGTCGCTGCACGAGAACGGCCTGACCACGACGCTGCCGCACGAAGACCCGTGCGCCGACGCGCCGCCAGTCAAACGCCCGCGACAACGCCGCCCGCGCGAGCCGGGCTTCGTCTTTATCGGATGA
- a CDS encoding DNA-formamidopyrimidine glycosylase family protein, with translation MPEGDTIFRAARTLHRALAGHEVVRFESVLPALTRVHDDAPITGRRVEGVAAAGKHVLMRFTGDLVLRTHMRMNGSWHIYRPGERWRRPRRDMRIVVATSAFEAVGFNVPVAEFLDARALARQDDLRQMGPDLLGGAFDTADALRRFRERPALAIADALLNQRIVAGAGNVYKSEVLFLCGVDPLTPVAELDDERLTAILTTARKHLQANVIDPAAAIVTYRGYRRTTGRADPAERLYVYGRAGKPCRKCGTPIAVGAQGPHARLTYWCPRCQHT, from the coding sequence GTGCCTGAAGGGGACACGATATTCCGCGCCGCGCGCACGCTGCACCGCGCGCTCGCGGGCCACGAAGTCGTCCGGTTCGAGTCCGTCCTCCCCGCGCTCACGCGCGTTCACGACGATGCGCCAATCACCGGCCGCCGCGTCGAAGGGGTCGCGGCCGCAGGCAAGCACGTGCTGATGCGCTTCACGGGGGACCTGGTCCTCCGCACCCACATGCGGATGAACGGCAGCTGGCACATCTATCGTCCGGGCGAACGCTGGCGCCGGCCGCGCCGCGACATGCGCATCGTCGTGGCGACGTCGGCATTCGAAGCGGTGGGGTTCAACGTTCCGGTCGCGGAATTCCTGGACGCGCGCGCGCTGGCGCGCCAGGACGATCTGCGGCAGATGGGCCCGGACCTGCTCGGCGGCGCGTTCGACACGGCCGACGCACTGCGCCGCTTCCGCGAACGTCCCGCGCTCGCCATCGCCGACGCGCTCCTCAACCAGCGCATCGTCGCCGGCGCGGGGAACGTCTACAAGTCCGAGGTGCTGTTCCTGTGCGGAGTCGACCCGCTCACGCCGGTCGCGGAGCTGGATGACGAGCGGCTGACGGCGATCCTGACGACGGCACGCAAGCACCTGCAGGCCAACGTGATCGATCCGGCGGCGGCGATCGTGACCTACCGCGGCTATCGGCGGACGACGGGCCGGGCGGATCCGGCGGAACGCCTGTATGTGTACGGCCGTGCGGGCAAGCCCTGCCGGAAGTGCGGGACGCCGATCGCCGTTGGTGCCCAGGGTCCGCATGCGCGGCTGACATATTGGTGTCCGCGCTGCCAGCACACGTAG
- a CDS encoding PBP1A family penicillin-binding protein has protein sequence MRRTIFIGTVVLISAALWAAAAVGLRTAWAVAGELAHADSLAEIGSHPQTTIVYDRHQRPAFRFFFEQRIDVPLDRVSPHMVHALLAVEDRRFFSHHGLDPLRIVKAAYRNWRRGRIVEGGSTITQQLARLEQLSPERTLSRKLREAAIAVRLEERYSKQQILRAYLNAVYFGDGYYGVEAASRGYFGKPAAELLPHEGAMLAALVRSPSGYSPTAAPQRALARRNLVLRLMQKTGRLSEAQYREAVAMPLPASAGPAALHAHTSCGGYFQEEVRRQLVARLGVQQVMKGGLRVHTGYDPAMQCAAEETITRRVTQIARTRKSARDLQGSLVALDPMSGEVRALVGGRDFAASSYIRATQARRQPGSAFKPIIFAAALERGMAPGSMLHHLDEPIMTEQGPWLPGGEHEASEYTLRAALKMSSNRAAAQLLQQVGYSQATYYAQRLGIESQLPSVASLALGTGGVTLLELTAAYGVFANRGAAVAPHLIVRVEDGNGRTIYSEPPTVRQAVTPATAYLMSSMLADVIASGTAAGARSAGFKLPAAGKTGTTDNYADAWFVGYTPHLVTGVWFGLDTPGPIMSRGFASVIAVPAWAEFMAKATAGDRPDWFTPPADVEKVTICRLSGQRATEACRHGWFDTGYVMAGLPALPGASTPAGSSRPTAKPPSNVYDDYFPYGTAPTGPCGLHAMPAVPGFSGTAESVSTGAAAVSASHTGSAMTGARLQKVVGGDGRAVWVIR, from the coding sequence GTGCGGCGAACGATCTTCATCGGAACCGTGGTCCTGATCTCGGCCGCCTTGTGGGCGGCGGCGGCCGTCGGGCTGCGGACCGCATGGGCGGTGGCCGGCGAGCTCGCGCATGCCGACTCGCTCGCCGAGATTGGATCGCACCCGCAGACCACCATCGTCTACGACCGGCATCAGCGTCCGGCCTTCAGGTTCTTCTTCGAACAGCGCATCGACGTGCCGCTCGATCGCGTCTCGCCGCACATGGTCCACGCGCTGCTCGCGGTCGAGGATCGCCGCTTCTTTTCGCATCACGGCCTGGACCCCCTCCGCATCGTCAAGGCGGCGTACCGCAACTGGCGCCGCGGGAGGATCGTCGAGGGAGGCAGCACCATCACGCAGCAGCTCGCGCGTCTCGAGCAGCTGTCGCCCGAGCGGACGCTGTCGCGCAAGCTGCGCGAGGCGGCCATTGCGGTGCGGCTCGAGGAGCGCTATTCGAAGCAGCAGATCCTCCGGGCGTATCTGAACGCGGTGTATTTCGGCGACGGCTATTACGGCGTCGAGGCCGCCTCGCGCGGATATTTCGGCAAGCCCGCCGCCGAGCTGCTTCCGCACGAAGGCGCGATGCTGGCAGCGCTGGTGCGATCGCCGAGCGGCTACTCGCCGACCGCGGCGCCGCAGCGCGCCCTGGCGCGGCGCAATCTCGTGCTGCGGCTGATGCAGAAGACCGGGCGCTTGTCAGAGGCGCAGTACCGGGAAGCGGTGGCCATGCCGCTCCCGGCCTCCGCCGGTCCGGCGGCGCTCCACGCGCACACGTCGTGCGGCGGCTATTTCCAGGAGGAGGTGCGACGGCAGCTGGTGGCGCGGCTCGGCGTGCAGCAGGTGATGAAAGGGGGCCTGCGCGTCCACACGGGATACGACCCGGCGATGCAGTGCGCGGCGGAAGAGACGATTACCCGGCGCGTCACCCAGATCGCCAGGACGCGGAAGTCCGCGCGCGATCTGCAGGGCAGCCTGGTCGCGCTCGATCCGATGTCCGGCGAGGTGCGCGCGCTCGTCGGCGGACGCGACTTCGCCGCCAGCAGCTACATCCGAGCCACCCAGGCTCGGCGCCAGCCCGGATCGGCCTTCAAGCCGATCATCTTCGCCGCCGCGCTGGAGCGGGGAATGGCGCCAGGATCGATGCTGCATCACCTCGACGAGCCGATCATGACCGAGCAGGGGCCGTGGCTGCCCGGCGGCGAACACGAGGCCTCGGAGTACACGCTGCGCGCCGCGCTCAAGATGTCGAGCAACCGCGCCGCCGCGCAGCTGCTGCAGCAGGTGGGCTACAGCCAGGCGACCTACTACGCGCAGCGGCTGGGGATCGAGTCGCAGCTCCCGTCCGTCGCGTCCCTCGCGCTCGGCACCGGCGGCGTCACGCTGCTGGAGCTGACGGCTGCCTACGGCGTCTTCGCCAACCGCGGAGCCGCCGTCGCGCCGCATCTCATCGTCCGCGTGGAGGACGGCAACGGTCGGACGATCTACTCGGAACCGCCGACGGTGCGCCAGGCGGTGACGCCGGCGACGGCGTACCTGATGAGCAGCATGCTGGCAGACGTGATCGCCTCGGGGACCGCGGCCGGCGCGCGTTCGGCCGGGTTCAAGCTGCCGGCGGCGGGGAAGACAGGGACGACGGACAACTACGCCGACGCGTGGTTCGTGGGCTACACGCCGCATCTGGTGACCGGCGTCTGGTTCGGCCTCGACACCCCCGGGCCGATCATGAGCCGCGGGTTCGCGTCCGTCATTGCCGTTCCGGCATGGGCGGAGTTCATGGCGAAGGCGACCGCCGGCGATCGGCCGGACTGGTTCACGCCGCCGGCGGATGTCGAGAAGGTGACGATTTGCCGGCTGAGCGGACAGCGTGCGACCGAAGCATGCCGCCACGGCTGGTTCGACACTGGGTATGTGATGGCTGGGCTGCCGGCGCTGCCGGGCGCTTCCACTCCGGCCGGGAGCAGCAGGCCCACGGCGAAGCCCCCCTCCAACGTCTACGACGACTATTTTCCCTACGGCACGGCGCCAACGGGGCCATGCGGCCTGCACGCAATGCCGGCGGTTCCCGGCTTCAGCGGCACTGCCGAGTCGGTCAGCACGGGCGCTGCGGCGGTGAGCGCGTCCCATACGGGATCGGCGATGACGGGCGCGCGCCTGCAGAAGGTGGTTGGCGGGGACGGACGGGCGGTCTGGGTCATCCGATAA